The following are from one region of the Salmo trutta chromosome 22, fSalTru1.1, whole genome shotgun sequence genome:
- the LOC115159019 gene encoding protein FAM183A-like isoform X2 has protein sequence MSSAKQSKEKDPADIVNQNAIHIETIKKENRSQKVFTLFSINPYKRLHILTDKPMAGNKTHDRVQEDPAFLRAIHRACLEPTKKYTHPQTESQEIGWISRPLVFVVTSCHVPCLSVLSLLWHCHNPLK, from the exons ATGTCATCGGCTAAGCAGTCAAAAGAAAAGGATCCTGCGGATATTGTTAATCAGAACGCAATTCACATAGAGACCATAAAGAAAGAGAATAGGAGCCAAAAAGTTTTCACGCTATTTAGCATCAACCCGTACAAAAGAC TTCACATTTTGACTGACAAACCTATGGCTGGCAACAAGACACACGACAGAGTGCAGGAGGACC CTGCTTTCCTAAGGGCCATCCACAGGGCTTGTTTGGAGCCAACCAAGAAATACACTCACCCCCAAACTGAGAGCCAGGAGATAGGCTGGATATCCAGACCTCTG GTATTTGTTGTAACAAGTTGTCATGTCCCCTGTCTGAGTGTCCTAAGCCTGTTGTGGCACTGTCACAACCCTCTAAAATAG
- the LOC115159019 gene encoding protein FAM183A-like isoform X1, with protein sequence MSSAKQSKEKDPADIVNQNAIHIETIKKENRSQKVFTLFSINPYKRLHILTDKPMAGNKTHDRVQEDPAFLRAIHRACLEPTKKYTHPQTESQEIGWISRPLIVPDRSDRRLNWSRQNSEITKYMDAAWRLKEQTQNLG encoded by the exons ATGTCATCGGCTAAGCAGTCAAAAGAAAAGGATCCTGCGGATATTGTTAATCAGAACGCAATTCACATAGAGACCATAAAGAAAGAGAATAGGAGCCAAAAAGTTTTCACGCTATTTAGCATCAACCCGTACAAAAGAC TTCACATTTTGACTGACAAACCTATGGCTGGCAACAAGACACACGACAGAGTGCAGGAGGACC CTGCTTTCCTAAGGGCCATCCACAGGGCTTGTTTGGAGCCAACCAAGAAATACACTCACCCCCAAACTGAGAGCCAGGAGATAGGCTGGATATCCAGACCTCTG ATTGTTCCAGATCGCAGCGATAGAAGACTGAACTGGTCACGGCAGAACTCTGAGATCACCAAGTACATGGATGCAGCATGGCGTCTGAAAGAACAGACTCAGAACCTGGGTTAG